In bacterium, the following are encoded in one genomic region:
- the rpmD gene encoding 50S ribosomal protein L30 has translation MKNLKIKLIKSRIGILPKHRKTLDSLGLRKMGREVIKPDNPQIKGMIRKVSYCLEVKDAE, from the coding sequence ATGAAGAATTTAAAGATAAAACTTATAAAATCAAGGATAGGAATTCTCCCAAAGCATAGAAAGACATTGGATAGCCTTGGTTTAAGAAAAATGGGAAGGGAGGTTATAAAACCAGATAATCCGCAAATTAAAGGGATGATAAGGAAGGTTTCCTATTGCTTGGAGGTTAAAGATGCTGAATAA
- a CDS encoding T9SS type A sorting domain-containing protein, with amino-acid sequence AQVYLLFNPGVLEVRNITPGSFPPSAMNTYNTNTSGCIYCFAGLFTGSASGSGILFSARFKGKEAGTSSLKFGNNTVLANAMSQSIPFNKDEGLFYVAESIRVYPENKSIKAGETQPYSCFAQCGASNVDVTGSTTFTSSGGGSFTLNSFEAHYMGTYTITGEFLGLIGTTSVVITPGTPTNLIYVSGNNQTQNCTETLADPFVCKVEDFYHNPCLDVLIDWEITENPFGATGFSLSATQTLTNLQGTSATYLTLGTEPPGTYTIEARNPSLSGSPIIFKAYSLRRFGSISGLCLIDRGTEAQRQAGILVRLVETGETKTTNANSEFIFSNIPVGTYTLAFTYPGATPATKTDCLITKIQFNDATEIGTITLIAGDPNGDGQINILDWPPLADSLGSSIGSETYNPNCDFNQDGVIDIWDFMIFRDNFGETQTTTGRGIRAIKAKSSGNIALRFEPILIENAKPGDVITLNILISEAKDSLCGEIHLTYDQNLLCPIEDKLQPGNWPTQATSTLKNRVKDGKIDYAFGLRKPETSEGGILASISFIVKAEGKSNLSFDFDNNANRNTMFIERTDTGDQLPDVEEEPIEIDAPIIPNTILLPSFPNPTNNSAWIPFKLAEDNYVSLSIYNILGQKVKTIDVGFRKKGQYTKAKEGSAIFFDLKNNQGERLSSGLYYYKLNAGKFSDTKAMVVK; translated from the coding sequence GGCTCAGGTTTATCTTTTGTTTAATCCAGGTGTATTAGAGGTTAGAAATATTACCCCTGGCTCTTTCCCTCCCTCGGCAATGAATACCTATAACACAAATACATCAGGTTGTATCTATTGCTTTGCTGGATTATTCACTGGATCAGCTTCTGGCTCTGGTATTTTATTCTCAGCTCGCTTTAAAGGAAAAGAGGCAGGAACATCAAGCTTAAAATTTGGGAATAATACGGTTCTGGCAAATGCAATGAGCCAATCTATTCCCTTTAATAAGGATGAAGGTTTATTTTATGTTGCAGAATCAATCAGGGTTTATCCTGAGAATAAAAGCATTAAAGCAGGAGAAACACAACCTTATTCTTGTTTTGCCCAATGTGGAGCATCAAATGTAGATGTTACCGGCTCAACCACATTTACCAGCTCAGGTGGAGGCTCATTTACCTTAAATTCCTTTGAGGCACATTATATGGGAACTTACACAATAACAGGAGAATTTTTAGGGTTAATTGGAACAACAAGCGTAGTAATAACCCCAGGGACACCAACCAATCTTATTTATGTCTCAGGAAATAACCAAACCCAAAATTGCACTGAGACATTAGCAGACCCATTTGTTTGTAAGGTAGAAGATTTCTATCACAACCCTTGCCTTGATGTCTTAATAGATTGGGAAATTACAGAAAATCCCTTTGGTGCAACTGGATTTAGCCTATCAGCCACACAAACCCTAACAAACCTACAGGGAACATCAGCAACCTACCTTACCTTAGGAACAGAACCACCAGGAACATATACAATTGAAGCAAGAAATCCTAGCCTTTCTGGCTCACCAATTATCTTTAAGGCATATTCCTTAAGAAGATTTGGCTCAATCTCTGGTTTATGCCTCATTGATAGAGGAACAGAGGCACAAAGACAGGCAGGAATATTAGTAAGATTGGTTGAAACCGGAGAAACAAAGACAACAAATGCTAATTCAGAATTTATCTTTAGCAATATTCCGGTAGGAACCTATACCCTAGCCTTTACCTATCCAGGGGCAACACCCGCTACTAAGACCGATTGTTTAATAACCAAGATCCAATTCAATGATGCCACTGAGATTGGAACAATTACCTTAATTGCCGGAGACCCAAATGGAGATGGCCAGATAAATATTCTGGATTGGCCACCCCTGGCAGATTCCCTTGGCTCAAGTATTGGCTCAGAAACTTACAATCCAAATTGTGATTTTAACCAGGATGGTGTAATTGACATCTGGGACTTTATGATCTTCAGAGACAACTTTGGAGAAACACAAACAACAACAGGAAGGGGAATAAGGGCAATTAAAGCAAAATCATCGGGAAATATAGCCTTAAGGTTTGAACCAATCTTAATTGAGAATGCAAAGCCAGGGGATGTTATTACCCTAAATATTCTTATCTCTGAGGCAAAGGATAGCCTTTGTGGAGAGATTCACCTAACCTATGACCAAAACCTTCTTTGTCCAATAGAAGATAAGCTACAACCAGGGAATTGGCCAACCCAAGCTACATCTACCCTAAAGAATAGGGTAAAAGATGGAAAGATAGACTATGCCTTTGGTCTAAGGAAGCCAGAAACAAGCGAGGGAGGGATATTAGCATCCATATCATTCATTGTTAAAGCAGAAGGAAAATCAAACCTCTCCTTTGATTTTGACAATAATGCAAACAGAAACACAATGTTCATTGAAAGAACAGACACAGGAGACCAATTGCCAGATGTAGAAGAAGAACCCATAGAGATAGATGCACCCATTATTCCAAATACTATACTTCTTCCATCATTCCCAAATCCAACAAATAATTCAGCCTGGATTCCATTTAAGCTTGCAGAGGACAACTATGTTTCCCTTTCAATCTACAACATCTTAGGACAAAAGGTAAAAACAATTGATGTAGGCTTTAGAAAGAAAGGACAATACACAAAGGCAAAGGAAGGCTCTGCCATATTCTTTGACCTAAAGAACAACCAAGGAGAAAGGCTATCATCTGGGCTATACTACTACAAGCTTAATGCTGGAAAATTCTCTGACACAAAGGCTATGGTTGTGAAATAA
- the rplO gene encoding 50S ribosomal protein L15 yields MLNKLKRPEGSYKKRKRLGRGEASGHGGTSTKGTKGQLARKGGKQPGFEGGQTPLKMRLPKRGFYNPFRKEYQIVNIQSLSRFPENTEITKELLYKENLIKDVKKPVKILASGEISIPLTINVDAISKSAASKIEASGGKVI; encoded by the coding sequence ATGCTGAATAAATTAAAGAGACCAGAAGGGTCTTATAAAAAAAGAAAGAGGTTGGGAAGGGGAGAGGCATCAGGTCATGGTGGAACATCTACAAAGGGAACAAAGGGTCAGCTTGCAAGAAAAGGGGGGAAACAGCCAGGTTTTGAGGGTGGCCAGACACCCCTTAAAATGAGGCTCCCAAAGAGGGGGTTTTACAATCCATTTAGGAAGGAATATCAGATTGTGAACATACAATCCTTAAGCAGGTTTCCTGAAAATACCGAAATTACAAAGGAATTACTTTATAAAGAAAATCTTATAAAGGATGTAAAGAAGCCTGTAAAGATACTAGCAAGCGGAGAAATAAGCATTCCCCTTACTATAAATGTTGATGCTATATCAAAATCAGCCGCCTCAAAGATAGAAGCCTCTGGCGGAAAGGTTATATAA